TTGACGATACCGAACATGACCAAGAGGGCCGGGATGAGCTGGGCGGCGACGATCAGGCCGCAGAAGCCGAGGAAGACCCAGACGACGATGCCGCTGTGGTCGGTGCGGGTCGAGGCGGCGAATGCGGGAGCGGCCAGGGCGGAAAGAGCGAGAGTGGCGGATGCGATCAGGGATTTGACTTTCATGATGTCCTCCTATGGATGCAGGTGATTAGCTTGAGGCGTTGTGCCTTGCTGTTGTCTTTATCTAAAGCGAGGAGCGTACCAATCTTGGAAAAATCCCATAAAATATTTTCAATTTATTGAAATCACAGAAGAAAAAACAAACGCCGAGGGCCTGCGCGAACATTTCGCAGGCCCTCGGCGTATAACACAAATATACATTTATTCGTTATCCTGGTTTCGTTAAATTTGCCTAAATCACATTCAACCAACTGTAATCAATGATGATTCGCCTGATTTCAGGGTGTATCTGTCTTTTATACAGGTGTATGAGCACTAATCGGACAGGATCTATTCGTTCCGGAAGCACGCCGTCCGCTTTTCCAGAAAGGCCCGCATCCCCTCCTTCTGGTCCGCCGTGGCGAAACAGAGGGCGAAGAGATCCGCTTCCATGGCGGCGGCGCGCAGGCTTTCCAGTTCCAGCCCGTTGACCACCGCCTCCTTGCACAGCCGCACCGCCACCTGCCCCTTGCCGGCGATCTTCCCCGCCAGCGCCCGCGCCTCCTCCAGCAGCCGCTCCGCCGGCACCACCCTGTTGACCAGGCCGATGCGCCAGGCCTCGGCGGCGTCGATCATCTCGCCGGTCAAGAGCAGTTCCAGCGCCCGGCCCTTGCCCACCAGACGCGGCAGACGCTGGGTGCCGCCCCAGCCGGGGATGATGCCGAGATTGACCTCGGGCTGGCCGAAGCGGGCGTGCTCCGCCGCGATCCGCAGGTCGCAGGCCATGGCCAGCTCGCAACCGCCGCCCAGGGCGTAACCGTTGACCGCCGCGACCACCGGCTTGCGCCCCTGCTCGATACGGTTGAGCACCTCCTGGGCGAGGAGCGCGCTCTCCCGCGCCGCCAGCGGCCCCATGAGCGCCATCCCGGCCAGGTCGCCACCGGCGACAAAGGCCTTCTCCCCGGCGCCGGTGACGATCACCACCTTGACCCCCGCGTCCTCCTGCACCGCCGAGAAAAAGTGCCGGAGTTCCTTGAGGGTTTCTAGATTCAGGGCATTGAGCGCCTGCGGCCGGTTGACGGTGAGCAGGGCGATCTCGTCGGCGATCTCCACCAGCAAATTGACATATTCCATGGCCGCGTCCTTTCTCATCGGGAATTGTTCGAGTAAACTTGTCGACAACCGAGTCTATCGGATTAATCTTTCACATGGGTTTGAATTATGCCGGATTTTCCCCATTTTTCCAGGCCCGAAACGCGCAAGGAGGCGCCCATGAGAATCATCCTCTTTGGTCTCGCCCTGCTTTTCACTCTCGCCGCCGTCGCCCAGGCCAAAACCAGCGAACATCATCTGACCATCGATCGGCAGGCTGTCGACATCACGGGACAACCTGTAGAAAAAATCACCGTCAACGGCACTATCCCCGGGCCGACCCTGCATTTCAGCGAAGGGGACGAAGCCGTCATCCACGTCACCAACCGCATGGACCGGCCGACCTCCATCCACTGGCACGGGCTGCTGCTCCCCGATGCCATGGACGGGGTGCCGGGCTTCGGCGGCTTTCCCGGCATCGCTCCGGGCGAAACCTTCACCTACCGCTTCACCATCCGCCAAAACGGTACGTACTGGTATCACGCCCACAGCAGCGCCCAGGAGCAGGACGGTCTCTACGGCGCCCTGATCATCACCCCCCGGGACGGCGATCCCGTCGCGGCCGATCGCGACTATGTGGTGCTGCTCTCCGACTACAGCGAGGAGGATGCCGAGCGCATCCGCGCTAACCTGAAGATGGACGGTGAATACTATCAGAACCAGCGCCGCACCCTTTTCGACTTCTTCGCCGACGTGCGCCGGCAGGGTCTCGGCCCGACCTGGGCCACGGCGAAGGCCTGGGGGCTGATGCGCATGGCCCCCACCGACCTCGCCGACGTTTCCGGCTACACCTTCCTGGTCAACGGCCAGACGCCGGAAGTGAACTGGACGGGGCTCTTCACCCCCGGCGAGCGGGTGCGCCTGCGCTTCATCAACGCCTCGGCGATGACCTTTTACGATGTGCGCATCCCCGGGCTGAAAATGACCCTGATCGCGGCGGACGGCCAGCCGGTGGAGCCGCTGGAGATCGACGAGTTCCGCTTCGGCATCGCCGAAACCTACGACGTCCTCGTCACCCCACCGGAGGCGAAGGCCTACACCATCGCCGCCGAATCGCTCGAACGGGCGGGCTTTGCCCTCGCCACCCTCGCCCCCGCGCCGGGCCTTAAGGGAGAAATCCCCAACCAGCGCCCCCGCCCGCTGCTGACCCTGGCCGACATGGGCATGGGCCACGCCGGGCACGATATGACGCCGCCGGCGGCGGCCGAACCCGCCGGCCACCATGAGTCCATGGCGCATCACGGCCACGGGACGGCACCGGCCGCCATGGATCACGCCCCACCGCCGTCCGCGACCGACGATTACGCCACCGGCGTGCCCGGAAGCGGTTGGGCCGAAAGCGGCGCGCCCCCCGGAACCCGGCTGCTGGCCTACCAGGATCTGCGTTATCTGGGGATGCGAAAGGATGTCCAGCCGCCGGAACGGGAGATCGAAATCCGCCTGGACGGCAACATGCACCGCTACGTCTGGACCATCAACGGTAAGAAGTTTTCCGAAGCGGAACCGATTCATCTCGCCTACGGCGAGCGGGTGCGGCTGAAGTTCGTCAACGACACGATGATGGCTCACAGCATGCACCTGCACGGCATGTTCGTGCAGCTGGAAAACGGCCAAACAGCCGCCAAACTGCCCAACAAACATACGCTGATCGTCGCCCCCGGCGACACCCAGGCCGCCTGGCTGACCGCCGACGAACCCGGCGAATGGGCCTTCCACTGCCACATGCTCTATCACATGCTTGCCGGCATGATGACCCAGGTCGTCGTCGCCAAGGCCGCACCGGGCACGGGGCACACCCATACCATGGACCATGCCGGGCATGCCGACCACAGCCGGACCGCGCACGAAATCGCGGCGCCGAAGGCGGTGACGCATGCGCTGAAGGAACATGGCGGCGGGATCTTTCACGCCTTCCGGCTGGAGGCGGGGCTGGGACAGGGGGATGGAGAGAACCTGGCGGAATGGGATTTCGACGGCTGGATCGGCGGCGACGAGCACAAACTCTGGATCAAGAGCGAGGGGGAGCGAACCGCCGGGGAGACCGAACAGGCCGAGGCCTGGCTGATGTACAGCCGTATGATCGCGACCTTCTGGGATCTGCAAATCGGCGCGCGGCACGATTTCCAGCCGACCTCAACCGCTTATCTGGTTTTGGGCATCGACGGGCTGGCGCCCTTTTTTCTCGAAACGCAAGCCCATCTCTTTCTCAGCGACGAGGGGGACGTCAGCGCCCGACTGCGGATGGAAAAGGATGTTCTCCTCACCCAGCGCCTGATCATCCAGCCCTATCTCGAAGGGGAACTGTACGCCCAGGATGTCCGTGACCGAAGCATCGGCGCCGGCCTCGCCGACCTCGAAATCGGCCTTCAGACCCGCTATGAATTCTCCAAAAGATTCGCGCCCTACCTCGACCTGCGCTACGAACGCAAAACCGGCGAAACCGCCGCCATCGCGAAAAGACAGGGCGAGGACCGTGATGCGAGTGTTGTTATGCTGGGATTGAAAGTGCTGTTTTGAGGCGGGAAGGTTCAAGCCGGGGTCTTTGAACCCGCCATTTCCTCTTCCACCTTTTTAACCATCCGACTGACCGTCGCGTAGTGGATGCCCAGAAAATCCCCGATCTCCTTGAGGGAATAACCGAAATCCACATGCGCCCGGCGCATCCGTAGATTGCGCTCGGCCCGGTCGCCGATGACCTCATCCGAGAAAAGCTCCTCCAGCGGCGGCCGCAACGCCAAGCGCTGCTCACGGGGGATTTCCGTCGGCGTCTGCCGATCATCCAGCAGGTCCATCAGCTTGTGGGCGAAATCGGCGCCGCCGAGAAAGATCCGTCCGGTCAGCTCATCCCAGGGGCGGTCGTCCTTCGGCGCGGCGGCGACGAACTGCCGGTAATGGGCCTGCGCCGCTTCCCGGGTTTCACCGAACTGGCCAAGAATCCAGTCGATTTCCAGCCAGGTCGGCGCGGGCACAAGCCCGGCCGTGGCCTGAAAGCTGCTCCAGGGCCAATCCTCCACCTTCTTGGTCAGCCTGGCGGCGACCGGGTTGCGGACGATGTAGCGGCACAGTTGCAGCAGGTAGCTTTCCTTTTCGACCAGAATCGCCTTGAAGCGCCCCTGCATGACGTGCCCGGCCTGCTCGTGGCGGCGGTTGTAGGCCTGGGTGTAGACGCCGTTGAGCTGGCGCATCCCTCGCGACAGGTTCGGTTCGGGGGTTTCGATGAGCAGATGATAGTGGTTGCCCATCAGGCAATAGGCGTGGCAGCGCCAGCGGAAGCGGCCGACAACGGTTTGCAGCACCTTGAGAAAGGCCGCGCGGTCGCCGTCATCGGCGAAGATATCGTGGCCGGCGTTGCCCCGCGAGGTGACATGATAGACCGCGCCGGGATATTCGATGCGTAATTGTCGGGCCATGGAGGAAAGTCCTTTCGTGGAATTCTGGCGGAGCAAGATGCGACCCCGGTTCGGAGGGGTGTTCGAGATTGACCATTTCCCGTTTTTGTTGTACGGTTTTTCTGTACATATCAAGGAGGTGTCACGATCATGCTGCAAACGACCTATACCAACGCCAGGGCGAATTTCGCCGGACTCTGTGACGAAGTCACCGAAAACAGAGAGATCGTCGTCATTCGTCGCCGCAAGGGAAGCCCTGTCGCGATGATTGCCGCCGATGAATTGCAAAGCCTGGTGGAAAGCGCCTATCTGATGCGCTCTCCTAGAAATGCCGAGCGACTGCTTTCCGCCTTGGAACGCGCATTGAAGGGGGGCGGAGAGGCCTCTTCCCTGAATTCGCTCCGTGCCGAGGTCGGGCTTGAAGACTAGAGCGCGGGATGCCGTTTTCCAACCCGAATTCCGCGAAGACTTGCGGTATTGGGTCGAGACCGATCGCAAGCTTGCGTTACGCGCCTTCGATCTGATCGAAGCCGTCATGCGCGACCCCTTCTCCGGCATCGGCAAGCCGGAACCGCTCAAATACCTGGCGAGCGGCGCATGGTCAAGACGCCTGACTCAAGAGCATCGGATAGTCTATCTCGTCAGGGATGACCGCATCGATTTCCTCCAGGCGCGCTACCATTATTGACCCTGCGCTCTTCTTTATTGTTACGAGGCTGTTCCTTCCTCCGGTCGGAACAGCCCTCCAATTGTGTCGGAGCAAGATTTGACCCCGGTTCGGAAGTGTGATTTCAGGCTGCGTCGAGGATTTGGCCTTCTCGCCGGGCGATTTCGATAATCGCGCTGGAATCGTCTTCCCGCCATTGCCGGGAACCGCAGGGGATCGGCTCAATGCGGCTGTCGATCCGGGCGGCGAGGCGCCAGAGCAGATTGACGGCGCTGCGATCGCGCAGATCGTCGAAGAGGGGAGAGACAACCAACAGGTCGATGTCGCTCCAAAGGTGGGTCTTTCCCGTCGCCTGCGAACCGAAGACAACGGCAAGTTCCACGTCGGTACCCATCTCTTTGAGAGCGGCGAGATATTTTCTGACCGAGATCAGAACAGATTGTTCAAGCATTCCAGAAGCCTTCTAATTTTGTGGAGATATGCGGTGGTTTCGGCGGCCGATAGCGGGGGCAAGTGAAGCTCCGGGTAACGTCCTTCGATATTAAAGCTGTTGACCTCCGCCAAAAGGTCCAACTGCTCGGGTTCCAAACTCAAGGCCGCCCTTTCCGCAAGTCTAACCAAGTTATGGATCGGGGGAGCGAGTTCATTCGTCACCCGACAAACGAGAGCCTTGAGGGTCTTTTCCAATGACAGATGGGCGAAAAACAGGC
This genomic window from Desulfuromonas acetexigens contains:
- a CDS encoding enoyl-CoA hydratase-related protein, giving the protein MEYVNLLVEIADEIALLTVNRPQALNALNLETLKELRHFFSAVQEDAGVKVVIVTGAGEKAFVAGGDLAGMALMGPLAARESALLAQEVLNRIEQGRKPVVAAVNGYALGGGCELAMACDLRIAAEHARFGQPEVNLGIIPGWGGTQRLPRLVGKGRALELLLTGEMIDAAEAWRIGLVNRVVPAERLLEEARALAGKIAGKGQVAVRLCKEAVVNGLELESLRAAAMEADLFALCFATADQKEGMRAFLEKRTACFRNE
- a CDS encoding nucleotidyltransferase domain-containing protein, translated to MLEQSVLISVRKYLAALKEMGTDVELAVVFGSQATGKTHLWSDIDLLVVSPLFDDLRDRSAVNLLWRLAARIDSRIEPIPCGSRQWREDDSSAIIEIARREGQILDAA
- a CDS encoding HEPN domain-containing protein is translated as MPRHSHIDTDYFLDLLWFSNKIKTMVNVDKQIEHWRSGAQEDWDVAEDLVARGKLRHGLFFAHLSLEKTLKALVCRVTNELAPPIHNLVRLAERAALSLEPEQLDLLAEVNSFNIEGRYPELHLPPLSAAETTAYLHKIRRLLECLNNLF
- a CDS encoding copper resistance protein B; this translates as MRIILFGLALLFTLAAVAQAKTSEHHLTIDRQAVDITGQPVEKITVNGTIPGPTLHFSEGDEAVIHVTNRMDRPTSIHWHGLLLPDAMDGVPGFGGFPGIAPGETFTYRFTIRQNGTYWYHAHSSAQEQDGLYGALIITPRDGDPVAADRDYVVLLSDYSEEDAERIRANLKMDGEYYQNQRRTLFDFFADVRRQGLGPTWATAKAWGLMRMAPTDLADVSGYTFLVNGQTPEVNWTGLFTPGERVRLRFINASAMTFYDVRIPGLKMTLIAADGQPVEPLEIDEFRFGIAETYDVLVTPPEAKAYTIAAESLERAGFALATLAPAPGLKGEIPNQRPRPLLTLADMGMGHAGHDMTPPAAAEPAGHHESMAHHGHGTAPAAMDHAPPPSATDDYATGVPGSGWAESGAPPGTRLLAYQDLRYLGMRKDVQPPEREIEIRLDGNMHRYVWTINGKKFSEAEPIHLAYGERVRLKFVNDTMMAHSMHLHGMFVQLENGQTAAKLPNKHTLIVAPGDTQAAWLTADEPGEWAFHCHMLYHMLAGMMTQVVVAKAAPGTGHTHTMDHAGHADHSRTAHEIAAPKAVTHALKEHGGGIFHAFRLEAGLGQGDGENLAEWDFDGWIGGDEHKLWIKSEGERTAGETEQAEAWLMYSRMIATFWDLQIGARHDFQPTSTAYLVLGIDGLAPFFLETQAHLFLSDEGDVSARLRMEKDVLLTQRLIIQPYLEGELYAQDVRDRSIGAGLADLEIGLQTRYEFSKRFAPYLDLRYERKTGETAAIAKRQGEDRDASVVMLGLKVLF
- a CDS encoding REP-associated tyrosine transposase, translated to MARQLRIEYPGAVYHVTSRGNAGHDIFADDGDRAAFLKVLQTVVGRFRWRCHAYCLMGNHYHLLIETPEPNLSRGMRQLNGVYTQAYNRRHEQAGHVMQGRFKAILVEKESYLLQLCRYIVRNPVAARLTKKVEDWPWSSFQATAGLVPAPTWLEIDWILGQFGETREAAQAHYRQFVAAAPKDDRPWDELTGRIFLGGADFAHKLMDLLDDRQTPTEIPREQRLALRPPLEELFSDEVIGDRAERNLRMRRAHVDFGYSLKEIGDFLGIHYATVSRMVKKVEEEMAGSKTPA
- a CDS encoding Txe/YoeB family addiction module toxin — its product is MKTRARDAVFQPEFREDLRYWVETDRKLALRAFDLIEAVMRDPFSGIGKPEPLKYLASGAWSRRLTQEHRIVYLVRDDRIDFLQARYHY
- a CDS encoding type II toxin-antitoxin system Phd/YefM family antitoxin; translation: MLQTTYTNARANFAGLCDEVTENREIVVIRRRKGSPVAMIAADELQSLVESAYLMRSPRNAERLLSALERALKGGGEASSLNSLRAEVGLED